TCATTCAATTCGAATTTcttcattaaattaaatactcgTATATTAATTAGAAGAAAGGGTCGGTTGGGTTGTTTAGTTTAAACTTTGAGTGAGTTTGGGTGTTATTCTTGCATAACTTTTCTCAAAGATTTTGGTTGCGCTGATATAATCAGGTGTTGACGTTACGATGCATTATTGATTTTCAGAAGGAAATAATTGTGCATCATTTGCGCTGCTTTACTGGCAGCAGTGATGTTAAAGCTGCTTAATTATTATGCTATTCCAGAAGCCCAGCGCATTTCGTTTTCATTTTCTTGGGGTATTCATTTCGCCTGCTACCAGCGTTCATCGCATTATATATGAAAGCGAAATGACATTTACATGCTGATCCACCACCCTTTTCTTTCTTTAGGATCATTTCTTATAATCATCAAAGACTAGTTATTTAATAATTGTTGGCTATTTTAGCTTCCCGTGACATGTAATTGTGTGAAGAGAGAGGAATTAATTATTTCATGGCCTTGTCAAGAACAGTATAGCTGATAGGCTTGTGTGCATGGCTATCTGATTGTTTCATGTCAATCTACATCAGTCACATTTGCTCATGTCATTTCCCTTTCGTGCTTAATATGCTTTGATTTTACACTTGATACGAAATGTGCATTACGTATACGCTACGTGGGTGGGTGCAGGGCGAATGGGTGATTTCTCGAGTGTTCCAAAAGAGCGGCGTCGGCAGCTCCGGCGGCAAGAAGAGGCCGATCTCAAACCCTGAAGTGAGTTCGGCGTCGTCAGTCTCCCTGCCGGCGCTGCTGGAGCCTTCCACGGCCTCCACCGACCGCGAGAGCTGCTCCTACGACGGCGGGATTGCCAACACCAAGGAGCACGTGCCCTGTTTCTCCACTTCCACCACAGTAGCCGGTTTCAACCACAACTCTCTCCTTCAGCAGCTGCCGCCGTCGTGTGTGAATCCGTTACTGCTTCAGGACACCTCGTCGTCTTATGCTTCCTACTGCTCGAGGCACGGCCTCGGAGTGTCTGCGTTTCCGAGCCTGAGATCGCTCCAGGAGAACCTCCAGCTGCCCTTCTTCTTCGCACCGCCGCCGCTGCCCGTGCAAAGCGGCGGCGATCAAATGTCTGGCACTTACGGAAATGTTGCGCGGTGGGCGGCGCCTGAGAGTCAGAAAGTGGAAGCGAGTGAGCTCGATTGCATGTGGAGTTACTAATGCGGAAATCCTGACCTACAAGTTTAGCTTATATCAATAATTTGAGTAGTCGCTGCTGATGAGAAACATGTGCGACCTTTTATTTCGCTAttctgttggtacttttggttTGGACTCAAAGACTTATTGATGTTGTAGTTTCAACCTGTAGAAACATTATGTTAAGACCTAGTATTGTTTAACTACCATGACGTATTAGTTAATGTCGAGTGCTTAAACTTTTATCTATCTTGAATCCTATTTCCGTCCCTATGaacttttttataattttggacctttttataaaaatatgaatatttttatttttacgcatTATCCCacaaaatttctttattttttatctttacttCTCATAAAGTGACTCAcaatatacatgtatatatctatttgatgaggagtaacatgtaatctataaatagctaTGCACACGCACTCTGTAGACTACGTTATATCTACTTTTCAATACTACTATAATCTTGTTTTCGGGCTCTCAACAACTTAGCAATTCTCTTTCACTTTTCCGATCAaccactaggtataattcacaATTAAACAATAATTCACCAATAAAATGACTATCCGTTCATTTATGCTTTACcagctggcgccgtctgtgggaaactctgagttaaggcgtgagtttcGACCACCTGCGCATGCAGATCTGCAATTACGATCGGATTTGCGTGCGCAGGCCACAATTAAGCCGATGTTCCGAATACCCAAGCGAATCTGGACCGATAATCATGTTTTTCGTGTTGATATGTTTATAAATCCTTGAGATCTGTGGTTTTTACGCTTTTCCTTGCATGTGTATGTTGGGAAGGCGGCTGAAGCTGAGGATCGTGTGTTAATTCGTGGTTATTTCACGCGTGATCATAATAATTAGGGGTGGTTATAATGTTTCCTTgcataatttatgtttttcttaCGAATCTAACATATTTCGCTAACGATTTGTTGattggtgctctgtttttgGTGTTTTTTGGGTTTTCATGGTCGTTTCATCGGATGATACGTTCTCTCTTACGAGTTTGACCACGAATCTATGGGAAAATCTCCATCGTTCTCTCTGTTTACGTTTAAATCCGtgtcctgggtttatttcctagTGCACGGGGGTATTTCTTATGGGATCTTTTAATGGCTTCCGCGCCAGTGTTCGGGACATTCTATATTTTGGATTCCTCCGACAACGGATGGTCTGATCTATTTTTTACTTGAAATACTTTCTCACATTTTTCATGTGTAGGTACTATGGATTCTTCTGAAGCTCGCCGCACTCTTGAGAAGGAGTTCGATAACGCTGGACTTAGCTCTGCTGCCCACACTACTGAGATTCCTACTTCGTTGTTCAACGGTCTGCAAGCCAGCACCGTCTTCACCACTCCGCCGGGTTTCCACAACGTTTCCACCACCCCGCTAACGGGTCAGAATGCCACCAACCAGAGAGCTGCTCTGGTGACCCCTGGGTCGGAACTGCAAAGCTTGGTCCCCACATCTGGTGGTGGACCGCTGAACTTTGTATTGGCAGAGCAGGTGATGGCTCTGCTCAACTATGCTGCTGTGCGCCAAGCGCTAGGGACCCCGTTGCTGTCTATTGTCCCTACTACAACTCCCCTAGTGGGGGTGCTCAACCAACAAGGCACTGAAGTCCCGCCTCCAGCTGTTCTGGAGGTAAATAATCAACTGGCTGACAAACAGGCCGTGCCGCCTAAAGAAACACAGATGTTCCCTGTTGAGAGGGAATTGGAGAGaaggccagaggggagccgcGTCAGGCTGGGAAGTATCGTCAGGAGGGAGGGGATCGATGAATCGAACAGCCACTCTATCACTCCCATGTTCGAGGAGGAGAGACCAAGGGAAAATGCAAAACTCAAAAATCAAGTGTCACAATTGAAAAATCAACTCAGGGACCTGGAGGATACTCTGAGGGAAAAGTCTCAGAGGGGCGAAAGGGTGCAGAGGTCAGAGAGATCTCACAGGTCAGAGAAATAACACCGATCAGAGAAGTCACATCAGACCCGAAGGTCGGAGGGACGGGAACAggatgaaggaatattaaactgaattaacgtt
The genomic region above belongs to Salvia miltiorrhiza cultivar Shanhuang (shh) chromosome 5, IMPLAD_Smil_shh, whole genome shotgun sequence and contains:
- the LOC130986946 gene encoding protein CUP-SHAPED COTYLEDON 2-like, coding for MESYEALPPGFRFHPTDEELITYYLLKKVLDCNFSSRAIAEVDLNKSEPWHLPGKAKMGEKEWYFFSLRDRKYPTGLRTNRATEAGYWKATGKDREIYSSKSSSLVGMKKTLVFYRGRAPKGEKTNWVMHEYRLEGKFAYHYLSRNSKGEWVISRVFQKSGVGSSGGKKRPISNPEVSSASSVSLPALLEPSTASTDRESCSYDGGIANTKEHVPCFSTSTTVAGFNHNSLLQQLPPSCVNPLLLQDTSSSYASYCSRHGLGVSAFPSLRSLQENLQLPFFFAPPPLPVQSGGDQMSGTYGNVARWAAPESQKVEASELDCMWSY